A genomic stretch from Shewanella woodyi ATCC 51908 includes:
- a CDS encoding cytochrome-c peroxidase: MRSKSLLLVLSTSLLLSACSDSDSQDETALEQEVVTKELRGEIRLASLSGDPSLNRSVPEASSPLAVLGMQLFYSQALSGDMDTACVSCHHPKLGGGDNLALSIGVEAADPLLLGPGREHSSAGHDYDGGPTVPRNAPTTFNIALWDRAIFHDGRLESIEGTENMNGEGTNMVSPDSPDRATPDESAANLTVMQAMFPVTSSEEMKGHHFQEYDNQEIRQYLVERLRGETGELVTNEWLAAFQLGLQDPDGTAESLITQTNIFTAIGEFERSQVFVNSPWKSFVQGDDDAISLNSKKGALIFFKPQEQGGANCASCHKGDFFTDEEYHNIAMVQVGRGKGDGESGSNDFGRFKVTQLERDKFAFRTPSLLNITQMGPYGHAGSYHSLEAVVRHHLDVNDAINNYDADANIEQQGVQTQNMMSNTLAALNKLNAERNAGTEGVLQDRALSDEEFDQLISFLHTLTDSCIADADNTQCLAPWIPGDDIADPDGLRLEAVIR, encoded by the coding sequence ATGAGATCAAAAAGTTTACTGCTTGTACTAAGTACAAGCTTATTATTGAGCGCTTGTTCAGATAGCGACAGTCAAGATGAAACAGCACTAGAACAAGAGGTTGTGACTAAGGAGCTAAGAGGGGAGATTAGGCTTGCGTCACTCAGTGGTGATCCCAGTTTGAATAGGAGTGTGCCCGAAGCAAGTAGTCCTCTTGCAGTGTTGGGGATGCAACTCTTTTACAGTCAGGCATTGAGTGGTGATATGGATACCGCCTGTGTTAGCTGCCATCACCCAAAACTCGGAGGTGGTGATAATTTAGCGCTTTCAATTGGTGTCGAAGCTGCCGACCCTCTGTTACTTGGCCCAGGTCGCGAACATAGTTCAGCGGGACATGATTATGACGGTGGCCCAACGGTGCCAAGAAATGCGCCTACAACCTTTAATATTGCCCTGTGGGATAGGGCGATATTTCATGATGGTCGACTCGAGAGTATAGAGGGCACTGAAAATATGAACGGTGAAGGCACCAATATGGTGTCACCGGACTCTCCAGACCGAGCCACGCCTGATGAGAGTGCGGCCAATCTAACCGTGATGCAAGCCATGTTCCCTGTGACCTCGAGTGAAGAGATGAAGGGCCATCATTTTCAAGAGTATGATAATCAAGAGATCCGCCAATATCTCGTTGAGCGTTTGCGCGGAGAGACAGGCGAGCTAGTGACGAATGAGTGGTTAGCTGCATTTCAGTTAGGGTTACAAGATCCCGATGGAACCGCCGAAAGCCTTATTACCCAAACTAATATATTTACAGCCATTGGTGAATTTGAGCGTTCTCAAGTATTTGTTAATAGCCCCTGGAAGTCATTTGTTCAGGGAGATGATGATGCCATCTCTCTTAATAGTAAAAAGGGAGCCCTGATATTTTTTAAACCACAAGAGCAGGGGGGAGCAAATTGTGCGAGTTGCCATAAAGGAGATTTTTTCACCGACGAGGAGTATCACAATATCGCCATGGTGCAAGTTGGCCGTGGTAAAGGGGATGGAGAGAGTGGGAGCAATGATTTTGGCCGTTTTAAGGTAACTCAACTTGAACGTGATAAGTTTGCCTTTCGAACCCCAAGTTTATTAAATATAACCCAAATGGGCCCCTATGGTCATGCGGGGAGTTATCATTCCTTGGAAGCCGTAGTCAGGCACCACCTTGATGTTAATGATGCCATCAATAACTATGACGCTGATGCGAATATTGAGCAGCAGGGCGTGCAAACTCAAAATATGATGAGCAATACCTTAGCCGCGCTGAATAAGCTTAATGCCGAGCGCAATGCAGGCACTGAGGGAGTGTTGCAAGATAGGGCGCTTAGCGATGAAGAGTTCGATCAACTAATCTCATTTCTGCACACTTTAACCGACAGCTGTATTGCCGATGCAGATAATACTCAATGTTTAGCCCCTTGGATCCCTGGTGATGATATTGCCGATCCTGATGGGCTGAGATTAGAAGCTGTCATAAGGTAG
- a CDS encoding BamA/TamA family outer membrane protein, with amino-acid sequence MKRILLLTLFAFSNAAIAVEPLFETPKDMEPTWVDDILSVFGADGEFDESKAIDMSYLPTAYYTPEKKFGVGLLMVGLYKTDGASAQEQPSSLVLNSFVSMNNSYGVEVENMTFFNGGKQRLLLELELHNEASVYYGQGIEQGHLDSNHHEFEEQLYSFKPRWMTEVADNYFVGVGANFVYASADKFQLAETEVPVDSSTILPDNVSSGVVVTSIYDSRDYRLNATKGWLFQIDAGLYQNSEYASFSTYDLELANYIDLSSTSILSSAPGLIAWQLQGHFTDGDVPWNMLPDLGGSNAMRGYIKGRYRDEQMMMGQVEYRLPIFQRYGMVFWGAAGSVAPKIGDLTDELLTSYGTGFRFKIKDNINLRLDVGVGENETNFYLNVNEVF; translated from the coding sequence ATGAAACGGATTTTACTGTTAACCCTGTTTGCTTTTTCTAATGCGGCGATTGCCGTAGAACCTCTGTTTGAAACCCCAAAAGATATGGAGCCAACTTGGGTGGACGATATTTTGTCTGTCTTTGGTGCAGATGGTGAGTTTGATGAGAGCAAAGCCATTGATATGAGCTATCTTCCAACAGCTTATTACACGCCGGAGAAGAAGTTTGGGGTTGGCCTTTTGATGGTTGGCCTATATAAAACCGACGGTGCTTCGGCACAGGAGCAGCCCTCATCTTTGGTGCTGAATTCATTTGTTTCGATGAACAACTCCTACGGCGTTGAAGTTGAAAATATGACCTTTTTTAACGGCGGTAAGCAAAGGTTATTATTGGAACTAGAGCTTCACAATGAAGCATCTGTTTATTATGGCCAAGGGATAGAACAAGGTCACTTAGACAGTAACCACCATGAGTTTGAGGAGCAGCTATACAGCTTTAAACCTCGTTGGATGACTGAAGTTGCCGATAACTACTTTGTCGGTGTGGGTGCCAATTTTGTCTACGCCAGCGCAGACAAGTTTCAGTTAGCTGAAACAGAGGTACCTGTTGATTCCAGTACTATTTTGCCTGATAACGTCAGCTCAGGCGTGGTGGTGACCAGTATTTATGACTCGCGAGATTATCGTTTAAATGCCACCAAAGGTTGGTTATTTCAAATCGACGCGGGCTTATATCAAAACAGTGAATACGCTTCGTTTTCGACCTATGATCTTGAGTTGGCCAATTACATCGATTTAAGTTCTACCTCCATTTTGAGCTCAGCACCTGGATTAATTGCATGGCAGCTACAGGGGCATTTTACCGATGGCGATGTGCCTTGGAACATGCTACCTGACTTAGGTGGCTCTAACGCCATGCGTGGTTATATTAAGGGGCGCTACCGTGACGAGCAGATGATGATGGGGCAAGTTGAGTATCGCTTACCTATATTCCAGCGTTACGGCATGGTTTTCTGGGGCGCAGCTGGAAGCGTCGCACCTAAGATAGGTGATCTGACCGATGAGCTATTAACCTCCTACGGAACCGGCTTCCGCTTTAAGATTAAAGATAATATCAATCTGCGTCTTGATGTGGGCGTGGGTGAAAATGAGACCAACTTCTACCTGAATGTGAACGAAGTTTTTTGA
- a CDS encoding HD domain-containing phosphohydrolase — MGVETKVSNKRFTIRFTVVGIFILATIVTASIAIGLQYYFSNTMATESAVKLYNLTAKNTSSYLTQVDNRATNTTQLLSNFDDLVTDGAFNPEAQQAFAEVMRTNSLFYAIYIGMPNGDFYELINLDAHPIIRSQLNASHLDRWVIITISGEGELRQRDQSYLDEQFNLRVTHSEHSEYDASVRPWFVGANTESVSKTEPYLFQHLQSPGQTYSIKLAESGAVLALDIALSTLSDFLVMQGEDEREAGIHEKIYLYKESGELIASNQIQKRGVEIPESRELKLSSKQRDLVAATQPLLVSNETDWAPIDFAISGMPQGYSIDLLNLISEMTGLRLRYINGFSWSELTQNYKAHELDMLHSVLKTDETRLLGEFSAPFLELPFALVTLPGIAPITHIEQLNGKQLAIPVGWSIIEVIRKNYPQIEIIEMASTYAILHAVEEGEVFAALDSSIILHYTANQFFVEAIQYHEQLDFSPVEVDTGLHIVMPAQEQAVMEVINLALANITPEQTLALRAKWFGEGDKKTLSTQGTVPFEALIELAASPNEQKRLIQRELNGVEEFIYVTPIGGRSSGEKEYLAIVVPKQQLLAASIEKVLQSIFFTSICLLLILPVSWLFSSPIIRPIKLLAIENEKIKNRQYDEVRNVDSNISELDELATSMMDMSVSIKQHEDNQKALMESFIKLIAQAIDDKSPYTAGHCNRVPELGLMLVEAAQISELAPFKDFKFNSEDEHREFRIAAWLHDCGKITTPEYIVDKGTKLEAVYNRIHEVRMRFEVLWRDAEIEYLKRVSSEVSSCENGPNELLLAELAHKREQLIEDFEFIANANVGGEFMGQEAKDRLAQLANITWERHFDDRLGLSPVEELNLSTQEGEISYPVTESLLSDRAEHIIKRVNKVEFDPKFGIKMAIPEHQYNLGELYNLSISRGTLTAEDRFKINEHVTSTIKMLENLPFPPELARVPRYASTHHETLKGTGYPRKLSADDLSIPERILVVADIFEALTAADRPYKKAKPLSVAIDILHKMALDEHLDMDIFRLFLSSGIYLDYAHKFLDVKQINEVDVAKYLNQEPMKKSA, encoded by the coding sequence ATGGGCGTCGAGACTAAGGTCAGCAATAAACGTTTTACCATTCGTTTCACTGTGGTGGGGATCTTTATTTTAGCCACTATTGTGACAGCTTCCATCGCCATAGGTTTGCAGTATTACTTTAGTAATACTATGGCCACAGAATCCGCCGTTAAGCTCTATAATCTCACGGCTAAAAACACCAGTAGTTATCTCACCCAAGTCGACAATCGAGCCACGAATACAACACAGTTACTCTCAAACTTTGATGATCTTGTGACTGATGGGGCTTTTAACCCCGAAGCGCAGCAAGCTTTTGCTGAAGTGATGCGAACTAACTCTTTGTTTTATGCCATCTACATCGGCATGCCCAATGGCGATTTTTATGAGTTAATTAACCTAGATGCCCATCCAATAATCAGGTCCCAGCTCAATGCATCTCATTTAGATCGTTGGGTGATCATTACAATAAGTGGGGAAGGGGAGCTGCGCCAACGAGATCAATCCTATCTCGATGAACAGTTTAACTTGCGTGTGACCCACAGCGAGCACAGTGAATACGATGCGAGTGTCAGGCCTTGGTTTGTTGGTGCTAATACTGAATCAGTCTCGAAAACAGAGCCCTATCTATTCCAGCATCTGCAATCACCGGGTCAAACCTATTCCATAAAGTTGGCAGAATCTGGTGCTGTGCTCGCCTTAGATATCGCATTGTCGACTCTGTCTGATTTTCTGGTTATGCAGGGGGAGGACGAGAGGGAAGCCGGTATCCATGAGAAGATCTACCTCTATAAAGAGAGCGGCGAACTGATTGCATCAAACCAGATACAGAAACGTGGCGTTGAGATCCCAGAGTCCAGAGAGCTAAAACTGAGCAGTAAACAAAGAGATCTAGTTGCAGCAACTCAACCTCTTTTAGTCTCCAATGAAACCGATTGGGCCCCCATCGATTTTGCCATCTCTGGTATGCCGCAAGGGTACAGTATCGATCTGCTTAATCTGATCTCAGAGATGACTGGGCTTCGTCTACGCTATATCAATGGCTTTAGTTGGAGCGAGTTAACGCAAAACTATAAAGCCCATGAGCTAGATATGTTGCACTCAGTGCTAAAAACCGATGAGACTCGTTTACTTGGTGAGTTTAGTGCCCCTTTTCTTGAGCTGCCTTTTGCACTTGTCACTCTGCCAGGTATCGCGCCAATTACTCACATTGAGCAGCTAAATGGTAAACAGTTGGCGATACCCGTTGGCTGGTCGATTATAGAGGTTATTAGAAAAAACTATCCCCAGATAGAGATTATTGAGATGGCTTCGACCTATGCAATACTGCACGCGGTTGAGGAGGGAGAGGTGTTTGCTGCGCTAGATAGCAGCATCATATTGCACTACACGGCGAATCAGTTTTTTGTTGAAGCTATTCAGTACCATGAACAGCTGGACTTCTCTCCTGTAGAGGTCGATACCGGCCTACATATTGTGATGCCGGCTCAAGAGCAAGCTGTGATGGAGGTGATTAATTTGGCTCTTGCTAACATTACACCTGAGCAAACTCTGGCGTTAAGGGCTAAATGGTTTGGAGAGGGAGATAAGAAGACCTTGTCGACACAGGGAACCGTTCCTTTTGAGGCACTGATTGAGTTAGCAGCTTCGCCAAATGAGCAGAAAAGATTAATTCAACGTGAGCTTAATGGGGTTGAAGAGTTTATCTACGTGACACCCATTGGTGGTCGCTCTTCTGGAGAGAAAGAGTATTTAGCGATAGTTGTGCCTAAACAGCAGCTATTAGCGGCAAGCATCGAAAAAGTGCTGCAGTCTATTTTTTTCACCAGTATCTGTTTGTTGTTGATTCTGCCTGTCTCTTGGTTATTTTCATCCCCTATCATTCGCCCCATTAAGCTACTAGCTATTGAAAATGAGAAGATAAAAAATCGTCAGTATGATGAAGTGCGCAATGTCGACTCCAATATCTCAGAGCTGGATGAGTTAGCAACCTCCATGATGGATATGTCTGTCTCGATTAAACAGCATGAGGATAACCAGAAGGCCTTAATGGAGTCATTTATCAAATTAATAGCCCAAGCTATTGATGATAAATCTCCCTATACAGCAGGGCACTGTAACCGTGTACCTGAGCTTGGTTTGATGTTAGTGGAAGCTGCACAGATATCTGAGCTGGCACCCTTTAAGGATTTTAAGTTTAATTCAGAAGATGAGCACAGAGAGTTCAGAATTGCGGCTTGGTTACACGACTGTGGCAAGATCACAACGCCTGAGTATATTGTCGATAAGGGAACTAAGCTTGAGGCGGTTTATAACCGTATTCATGAGGTCAGGATGCGCTTTGAGGTGCTGTGGCGCGACGCAGAGATAGAATACCTTAAGCGAGTATCTTCTGAGGTGAGCTCTTGTGAAAATGGCCCGAACGAGCTTCTTCTTGCCGAGCTTGCTCATAAACGAGAGCAGTTAATTGAGGACTTTGAATTTATCGCTAACGCCAATGTTGGCGGAGAGTTTATGGGCCAAGAGGCAAAAGATCGTCTTGCTCAGCTTGCTAATATCACTTGGGAGCGACATTTCGACGACAGACTCGGTCTCTCGCCTGTTGAAGAGCTTAATCTTAGTACCCAAGAGGGCGAAATAAGTTACCCAGTGACTGAGTCGCTATTAAGTGACAGAGCTGAACATATTATCAAGCGAGTTAATAAAGTGGAGTTTGACCCTAAGTTTGGTATCAAAATGGCTATTCCAGAGCATCAATATAACTTAGGTGAGCTTTATAACCTCTCTATCTCCAGAGGCACTTTGACCGCAGAAGATAGATTTAAGATTAATGAGCATGTGACCAGCACCATTAAGATGTTGGAAAACCTTCCATTCCCACCAGAGCTTGCTCGTGTGCCTCGTTATGCCTCGACCCATCATGAAACCTTAAAAGGGACGGGCTACCCACGAAAGCTAAGCGCAGATGATCTCTCAATACCTGAGCGTATCTTAGTCGTTGCCGATATCTTTGAGGCCTTGACCGCCGCCGATAGGCCCTACAAAAAGGCTAAGCCTCTTAGTGTTGCCATCGATATCTTGCATAAGATGGCATTGGATGAACACTTAGATATGGATATTTTTAGACTGTTTCTCTCAAGTGGGATCTACCTAGACTATGCCCATAAGTTTCTTGATGTTAAACAGATTAATGAAGTTGATGTGGCCAAATATTTAAACCAAGAGCCGATGAAAAAGAGTGCGTAA